One Thermoanaerobaculales bacterium DNA window includes the following coding sequences:
- a CDS encoding L-ribulose-5-phosphate 4-epimerase, which translates to MASPYQELKERALAANLEIPRQGLAIYTFGNVSAFDAARAVMAIKPSGVAYDRLTVADLVVVDLEGKVVEGQLRPSSDAPTHLVLYRAFHGIGGIVHTHSTYATGWAQARLPIPIYGTTHADHLAEDVPCTAVMSDEAVERDYEVETGHQIVECFRHRDPMQVPMVLVAGHGPFAWGETPEEAIYNAAVLEELAQMAFITRTLDPAAERLPDRLIRKHFERKHGKNAYYGQD; encoded by the coding sequence ATGGCCTCGCCATACCAGGAGCTGAAGGAACGGGCCCTGGCCGCCAATCTGGAGATTCCCAGGCAGGGGCTCGCCATCTACACGTTCGGCAACGTCTCTGCATTCGACGCCGCCCGCGCCGTCATGGCGATCAAGCCGAGCGGCGTCGCGTACGACCGGCTCACCGTAGCCGACCTTGTGGTGGTGGACCTCGAGGGCAAGGTCGTGGAGGGCCAGCTCCGGCCCTCCTCCGATGCTCCGACCCACCTGGTGCTCTACCGCGCCTTCCACGGGATCGGCGGGATCGTGCACACCCACTCCACCTACGCGACGGGGTGGGCGCAGGCGAGGCTGCCGATCCCGATCTACGGGACCACCCACGCCGACCACCTGGCCGAGGACGTGCCTTGCACCGCGGTCATGTCGGACGAGGCGGTGGAGCGGGACTACGAGGTCGAGACCGGCCACCAGATCGTGGAGTGCTTCCGGCATCGTGATCCGATGCAGGTGCCCATGGTTCTGGTGGCCGGGCACGGCCCGTTCGCCTGGGGCGAGACGCCGGAGGAGGCCATCTACAACGCCGCGGTGTTGGAGGAGCTGGCGCAAATGGCCTTCATCACCCGAACTCTCGATCCGGCGGCGGAACGGCTCCCGGATCGCCTGATCCGGAAGCACTTCGAACGCAAGCACGGGAAGAACGCCTACTACGGGCAGGATTGA
- a CDS encoding FGGY-family carbohydrate kinase, with protein MNQHQRNAADTVRSGAAVLGIELGSTRIKASLVAPDTTPLAMGTHAWENRLKDGVWTYDMEDVWQGLASCYASLVEDVRRRHGVELGTVAAIGFSGMMHGYVALDRDDRLLVPFRTWRNNITGDACAELTPLFDFAVPQRWSIAHLYQSILERQPHVSRIARLTTLAGYVHLRLTGEHTIGVGEASGMFPIDPGTVDWDAERVAKFDDLIAPRGLGWTLRDILPAVLPAGRLAGRLTAEGAKLLDPTGRLEPGIPLCPPEGDAGTGMVATNAVRPRSGNVSAGTSVFAMIVLEKSLSRVHEEIDIVVTPDARPVAMAHSNNGTSDLDAWISLFGQVARALGVEVTLEELYGALLPLAVAGDPDAGGLLSINYVSGEHVTGFTEGRPLFVRNQDSRFTLENFVRAMYFASLCAMRTGMDILTDQEGVVIDEIRGHGGFFKGGDTGQRMMAAALDVPVSIPAMAGEGGAWGMAVLATYLLRADPAQSLPDYLDRWIGGSSGEPVQPDLRDVQGFAEFFARHTRGLAIEREAVKVLG; from the coding sequence ATGAACCAGCACCAGCGCAACGCGGCGGACACCGTCAGGTCGGGCGCCGCCGTGCTCGGCATCGAGCTCGGCTCCACCCGCATCAAGGCCTCCCTGGTCGCGCCCGACACCACACCCCTGGCGATGGGAACCCATGCCTGGGAGAACCGGCTCAAGGATGGCGTGTGGACCTACGACATGGAGGATGTCTGGCAGGGGCTCGCCTCCTGCTATGCCTCCCTGGTCGAGGACGTCCGCCGCCGACACGGCGTCGAGCTGGGGACCGTCGCGGCCATCGGATTCAGCGGCATGATGCACGGGTACGTGGCCCTCGACCGCGACGATCGCCTGTTGGTCCCCTTCCGAACCTGGCGCAACAACATCACCGGCGACGCCTGCGCCGAGCTCACCCCGCTGTTCGACTTCGCGGTGCCGCAGCGCTGGAGCATCGCCCACCTCTACCAGTCGATCCTCGAGCGGCAGCCGCACGTGTCGCGGATCGCGCGTCTGACGACGCTTGCCGGCTACGTCCACCTGCGGCTCACCGGCGAGCACACGATCGGCGTGGGGGAGGCCTCGGGCATGTTCCCCATCGATCCAGGGACGGTGGACTGGGATGCCGAGCGGGTGGCCAAGTTCGACGACCTCATCGCGCCGCGCGGGCTGGGCTGGACGCTGCGGGACATCCTCCCCGCCGTCCTGCCTGCCGGTCGTCTCGCCGGCCGGCTCACCGCCGAGGGTGCGAAGCTGCTCGACCCGACGGGGCGTCTCGAGCCCGGCATTCCCCTCTGTCCTCCCGAGGGCGACGCGGGCACCGGCATGGTCGCTACCAACGCGGTCCGCCCGCGCTCGGGCAACGTCTCGGCGGGCACCTCGGTGTTTGCGATGATCGTGCTCGAGAAGAGCCTGTCTCGGGTTCACGAGGAGATCGACATCGTCGTCACGCCCGACGCCAGGCCGGTGGCCATGGCCCACTCCAACAACGGCACGTCGGACCTCGATGCGTGGATAAGCCTCTTTGGCCAGGTCGCTAGGGCGTTGGGCGTGGAAGTCACGCTGGAGGAGCTCTACGGCGCCCTCCTGCCGCTGGCCGTGGCCGGGGATCCGGACGCCGGCGGGCTGCTGTCGATCAACTACGTCTCCGGCGAGCATGTGACCGGGTTCACCGAGGGCCGGCCGCTGTTCGTGCGCAACCAGGACAGCCGCTTCACCCTCGAGAACTTCGTGAGGGCGATGTACTTCGCGTCGCTGTGCGCCATGCGGACCGGCATGGACATCCTGACCGACCAGGAAGGGGTCGTCATCGACGAGATCCGCGGCCACGGCGGCTTCTTCAAGGGCGGCGACACCGGCCAGCGCATGATGGCAGCAGCGCTCGACGTTCCGGTCAGCATCCCGGCCATGGCCGGGGAGGGAGGCGCCTGGGGCATGGCGGTGCTCGCGACCTACCTGCTCCGCGCCGACCCGGCCCAGTCGCTGCCCGACTACCTCGACCGGTGGATCGGCGGGAGCTCGGGCGAGCCGGTCCAGCCCGATCTGCGGGACGTTCAGGGCTTCGCCGAGTTCTTCGCCCGCCACACCAGGGGGCTCGCCATCGAGCGCGAAGCTGTGAAGGTGCTGGGCTAG
- a CDS encoding MFS transporter, translating to MRTRDLTVLEKVGFGAGDLAVNVVISAMFLILTFFYTDIFGLRPSDVALLLLVANLIDAITDPLMGLINDRFTTRWGRYRPYFLFFSVPFGVSVFLTFSTPDFDYNGKLVWAYATYIFVKLMFTAVTIPYISLIGVLTDKPKERLSANGYRLFFAKIGAFLVSIVVPLMAARWGADNLARGYQMSMGVMAVIAVVMFLFCFAMTTERVQHETERQSLWSQLKVLAGNDQWLVLCAVCVTGSLGYTIRAGVGAYYAKYFLGGDERLISTFLATGVTAAILAMVASTWITKVYCKVKLFRYSQLLVGVLSILMFVAVGPGDTMLALVLYFLLSFVVDLHAPVFWSAIAEAIDYGQYRSGKRVAGLGFGGISFCQKAGIGLGGAILGWLLTYFDYVPNQAQVQFTLTGIALLLTIIPGVFHVLMGLLMFKYRVTDEFYDEIKVKIGISPAPGAHSEATAGVSASHLAE from the coding sequence ATGCGAACACGCGACCTCACGGTACTCGAGAAGGTGGGCTTCGGCGCCGGCGATCTCGCCGTGAACGTCGTCATCTCGGCGATGTTCCTCATCCTCACTTTCTTCTACACCGACATCTTCGGCCTGCGACCGTCGGATGTGGCGCTGCTGCTGCTGGTGGCCAACCTCATCGACGCCATCACAGATCCGCTGATGGGGCTGATCAACGACCGATTCACGACCCGCTGGGGGCGCTATCGGCCGTACTTCCTGTTCTTCTCCGTGCCGTTCGGCGTCTCGGTCTTCCTCACGTTCAGCACCCCGGATTTCGACTACAACGGCAAGCTCGTATGGGCGTACGCGACCTACATCTTCGTCAAGCTGATGTTCACCGCCGTGACCATCCCCTACATCTCCTTGATCGGCGTGCTGACCGACAAGCCGAAGGAGCGGCTGTCGGCGAACGGTTACCGGCTGTTCTTCGCCAAGATCGGCGCCTTCCTGGTGTCGATCGTGGTGCCCCTCATGGCCGCGCGCTGGGGGGCCGACAACCTCGCCAGGGGCTACCAGATGTCGATGGGCGTGATGGCCGTGATCGCGGTCGTCATGTTCCTGTTCTGTTTTGCCATGACGACCGAACGCGTGCAGCATGAGACCGAGCGCCAGTCATTGTGGTCGCAGCTCAAGGTGCTGGCCGGCAACGACCAGTGGCTGGTCCTGTGCGCGGTCTGCGTCACCGGTTCCCTCGGCTACACGATCCGCGCGGGGGTCGGCGCGTACTACGCGAAGTACTTCCTGGGCGGAGACGAGAGGCTGATCTCGACGTTCCTCGCGACCGGAGTCACGGCCGCGATCCTCGCCATGGTGGCTTCGACCTGGATCACGAAGGTCTACTGCAAGGTGAAGCTCTTCCGCTACTCCCAGCTGCTGGTCGGCGTCTTGAGCATCCTCATGTTCGTGGCGGTCGGCCCCGGCGACACGATGCTCGCGCTCGTGCTCTACTTCCTGCTCTCCTTCGTGGTCGACCTCCACGCGCCCGTGTTCTGGTCGGCCATCGCGGAGGCCATCGACTACGGTCAGTACCGCTCCGGCAAGCGCGTGGCCGGGCTGGGCTTCGGGGGGATCTCGTTCTGCCAGAAGGCCGGCATCGGGCTCGGCGGCGCCATCCTCGGCTGGTTGCTGACCTACTTCGACTACGTCCCGAACCAGGCCCAGGTCCAGTTCACCTTGACCGGGATCGCCCTGCTGCTGACCATCATCCCGGGCGTGTTCCACGTGCTC